Proteins encoded within one genomic window of Triticum aestivum cultivar Chinese Spring chromosome 2D, IWGSC CS RefSeq v2.1, whole genome shotgun sequence:
- the LOC123051821 gene encoding protein DETOXIFICATION 19-like, with translation MSSASAPLLGACEPADGEAKPCSPAWLRRLIDTEEAWAQLRFAVPMVLTNMSYYGIPLVSVMFSGHLGDVHLAGAALGNSWATVTGYAFVEMSSDDEKDFIKCEYCEDQRDLCDRNFLVDD, from the exons ATGTCCTCGGCTTCAGCTCCGCTGCTCGGTGCCTGCGAGCCCGCCGACGGCGAGGCGAAGCCCTGCTCGCCGGCGTGGCTACGCCGCTTGATCGACACGGAGGAGGCATGGGCGCAGCTGCGGTTCGCGGTGCCGATGGTCCTGACCAACATGTCCTACTACGGCATCCCGCTGGTGTCCGTGATGTTCTCCGGCCACCTCGGCGACgtccacctcgccggcgccgcgcTCGGCAACTCCTGGGCCACCGTCACCGGTTACGCCTTCGTC gaaatgtcgtctgacgacgaaaaagatttcattaagtgcgaatactgtgaagaccagcgcgacctgtgcgacagaaatttccttgttgatgat